The stretch of DNA TCAGTATGGGTAGGGATCGGGGTTCAGCACCGGCTCCGGAGAACCGGGTCCCGGAGATTCGGCCCCAGGGGACCCGCCAGGATTGCGCTGGATCATTGCCACCGTACTGCCGGATTCTCCGGGCTGTCTACGCTTGGCCGCACTATGCGGGACCTCTGGTGTTGTGCAGCTGCACAACGGAAGATCAGCGTGCGGCAAGGACCGCCGAGTAGAGTTCCCGCTTGCTGACCTTGGCGTCTTCGGCGACCGCGGCAACGGCCTCCTTCAGCCGGATTCCCTGCGCAATGAGCCCGTTAACGGCGGCCACATGGTCTTCCGGCTTGCCGGGCTCCCGTTCCGGAGCTCCGCCCACCACGACGGCGATTTCGCCGCGGACCTCATTGCTCTCGGCCCATTCGAGGAGTTCGAGCAACGTGCCTCGGATGACCTCTTCATACGTCTTGGTCAGTTCGCGGCAGACCGCGGCGCGGCGTTCGGCGCCGAACCGTTCACGCAGGGCCCGCAGCATGGGCTCGAGCCGGTGGGGTGCTTCGAAGAACACCATGGTCCGCCGCTCGGCGTCCAGGTCCGCGAGCCGGGAAGCCCGTTCGCCGGCCTTGCGGGGCAGGAAGCCCTCGAAGCAGAAGCGGTCGGTCGGGAGGCCGGAGAGTGCCAGGGCCGTCAGTACCGCGGACGGCCCGGGGGCGGCCGTGACGGTAAGTCCGGCGGCCACTGCGCCCTCCACGAGGCGGAAGCCGGGATCAGAGACGGACGGCATCCCGGCGTCGGTCACCATCACGAGGGTCTTGCCGGAACGGACCGCTTCCAGCAGCTCGCCGGTCTTGGCCGCTTCATTGTGCTCGTGATAGCTGATGATCCGGCCCACGACGGTGATGCCGAGAGTCTGGACCAGCCGGTGCAGCCGCCGGGTATCCTCGGCCGCGACGATGTCCGCCGTCGAGAGCAGTTCGACCAGCCGCGACGATGCGTCACCCACGTTGCCGATCGGGGTGGCCGCCAGCACGATCCTGCCGGGCCCACCCGACGGAACGGGCAGCGTCGCCGGGCCGGCGTCGGGGGCGGCGCCCGCCCCGCGGTCATCAGCCGGGCTTGCCTCGTCGGAGGGAAAAATCGGGGAGGTGCTCGGTTCATGGTCCACACGACCAGCCTACTGCTGGCAGGAGCGGCCAGCCGCAAAAGGTAGCATGGGCAACGTGACGCAGACCCCCACGCGGACGCTCGAGGCCGGTTCCGCCGGATCGGCGCCCCCAGACGCCGCTACCGGCAAGATCCCCGCAGGACGGAACCTGGAGGGGCACCGCTGGATCAGCCGCCCCTCGGAGGCGTTCACCTCCGAGGCACTGAAAGAGCGCCTGATCGGCAGCATCCAGAGCTGGCGGGACTATCCGCCGTCGCTCCGGCTGTGGTTCTGGCTCATTCCCGTCCTCACGGCTGCCCTCGGCGGCGTCCTGCGCTTCGTCCGACTGGACACGCCCGGCAAACTCGTCTTTGACGAGACCTATTACGTCAAGGACGCCTACTCCTTCCTGGTCAGCGGCTACGAGCGGAGCTGGCCCGACAAGGCCAATGACTCCTTCATGGCCGGCAATCCCGGCGTGCTGCTGGACACCCCCGAGTACGTCGTGCACCCGCCGGTCGGCAAATGGATGATCGCCGCGGGGATGTGGCTGTTCGGCCCGGACAACCCCTTCGGCTGGCGGTTCGGGGCAGCCCTGACCGGGACGCTGTCCATCTTCCTGCTGGCCCTGATCGCCCAGAAGCTCTTCCACTCGCTGACCCTCGGCGCCGTCGCCGGGGTGCTCCTCGCGGTGGACGGCCATCACCTGGTGATGTCCCGGACCTCCCTGCTGGACATCTTCCTGATGTTCTGGCTCCTGGCAGCCTTCGGGGCCCTGCTGATGGACCGCGACGACGGCCGGCGCCGGCTCGCGGAACGGCTCGGCCGCCAGGCGGCCGCCTCCGCCGGCGGCCGCCCCTCCCCTCTCCAGCTCGCCGCCGGCCCATGGTTGGGCATCCGCTGGTGGCGCCTCGCGGCCGGCATCTGCCTGGGCCTTGCGGTGGGCACCAAATGGTCCGCCCTGTTCTTCCTTGCCGGATTCGGCCTGATGACCGTCTTCTGGGACCTGAGCGCGCGCCGGATTGCGGGCGTGCATGGGTGGATCAGCGGCGGCATCCTCAAGGACGGCGTCGGGGCCTTCCTGAGCATCGTCCCCGTCGCCGTCCTGGTGTACACGGCCACCTGGACCGGCTGGTTCCTTTCCAAGGACGCCTACTACCGGCACTGGGCCGAGGCCAATCCCTCGGCCGAATGGGGCTGGCTGCCCAACGCCGTCAGGTCCCTGGCCCACTACCACCTCGAGGCCTACAACTTCCATCAGGGACTCAGCGCGGACCACCCGTACAAGGCCAGCGCCTGGACCTGGCTGGTGATGGGCCGGCCCACCTCCTTCTTCTACGAATCCCCCAAGCAGGGCAGTCCCGGCTGCGACACCGCCAGCTGCACCGCTGCCATCCTCTCGGTCGGCAACCCGGTGATCTGGTGGAGCGCGGCCATCAGCCTGGGTATCCTGCTCTTCTGGTGGGCGGGCCGCCGCGATTGGCGTGCCGGCGCCATCCTCGCCGGGGTAGCGGCGGGCTACCTGCCCTGGTTCATGTACCCCGAACGGACCACCTTCTTCTTCTACGCCGTGTCCTTCGAGCCGTTCCTCGTGCTGGCGCTGGTGTACTGCCTGGGCCTGGTCCTGGGACGCCGGACGGACCCGCCCTGGCGCCGACGTTCCGGGCTGTACCTGGTCACGCTGTTCGTGGTCACGGCCGTGCTGCTCTCCGCGTTTTTCTACCCGGTCTGGACCGCCGAGACGATCACGTACCAGGACTGGCGCTTCAGGATGTGGATGCCCTCCTGGATCTAGGGCAGAAAGCAACGCGGGGTCACTTCCGGCCCATCCCAGGCATCGGGATGGGCCGGAAGTGACCCCGCGTTGCTGTTAAGGCCTATACCGGTTCGTGGTGGTGGCCCTCGTGGGCCGGGTCCGGGGCATCCTCCGGCCCGGCGCCGCCGCCGGCGATCATGTCCCTGGATTTGGAGCCCTTCCCGCGGCTCCCCCTCACAATCCCCTTCGCTGGCCCCGTCTCACGGGCTTCCTTGGCCAGGCCGCGGCGTTTCCTTGTCGGCCACGTAAGAATCAGCGTGAGGAGGGATGTGAGCAGGACAAGGGCGCCGATCACGATTCCGGCGTCCACCCAGAACTGGCCGGGGAAGAGCCGGATCAGGGTGTCCTGCAGGGAAAACGTCCAGGTGCCGTTGGCAAAGAAGATGCGGTGGAACTCGGTGAAGAACTGCTCCCAGCCGAGGGCGGCGAGCGCTCCGAGGCCGATGATGATGACCAGGGCGATGATCGAGCCGGCAAACAGGCCGCGGCGCACTCCCCCGGGACCGCGGCGGCGCAGGTAGATCACGGCGATCAGGCTGAGCAGGATCAGCAGGGCGCCGGCGCCGAAGGTGGACAGGATGACGAGCTTGACGTCGGCCATGTGGCTGACTTCGCCGTCCCTGAACAGCGGTTCCCCGCTGCGGCTGACGAGCTCGCCGAGGTAGCGCGGGCCGGACCAGTTGCTGAGGTAATCCACGGCGTAGGAACCGTAGGTCATCCGGTCATCCGTGTTGAACCCGTAGCCGTCTCCGGGAAAGCCTGGCCGGTTGTATTCGACCCAGAGGAACAGCGGGCTGGTCACGGCGCGGACGGCCAGCACCAGCAGGATCAGCGGGTAGAAGACGGCGAGCAGGACCTGCATCACCCGCGGGGTGATCGGCTTGGCCCTGGCCGCCAGCTCGCGTTCAGCGTTCCGGCGTTCCACATCCTCCTGCGGAGGACGGATCTGCAGGGCGGAGGTGGGCAGCGGCTCGCTGAAGACGGCGTCGTTCCCCTTCCGCGAAGGTCCGACGGCGTCTTCCTGGGCATTCCGGTCGGCCCGGCGTCCCTGCTGGTTCCGGGCGGAAGCGGATTCCTCCGGCACCGGCACCGGGCTCACCGTGGCGGATTCCTCGGGCATTGGGGTGTCCGCCGTCGCACTTTCCGGCGTCGGGTCCGCCGGCGTCGGGTCCGCCGGAATCGCCGAGTGCGGCTTCATCCAGTCGAAGGCGGGTTCGTCGGAGTCATCGGCCGGGTCCAGGTGCGGATCCTGCCGGTTCGGCGGGGTGGGACTTGCGTCAGTCACTGCAGTTTCGCTTCCGTCGGTTTCCGCGCTGCCTGGCCTGCGCCGGGCACCGCTGCTTATCTGCCCCTGAGCCTACCGTCAGGGAACCGGGCTGGACGAGGTGCCACCCCGGCGCCGCGGCAATTGCGCCGGCAGCCGATCCGGCCGGCAAGGACCCGTTCAGTTGGCGTACTGGGCCCAGGGGATGTTCCAGTCCCCGAAGCCGTCGTCGAAGTTGGCGAAATCCCCTTCGGTGTTGATCACCTGGACGACGTCGCCGCTGGTCATGTTGTCGAAGACCCACTTGGCACCGTCCGGACCAAGGCCGATACAGCCGTGCGAGAGGTTGGTTACGCCGATGTAGGGCATCGCGGAGTCCGTGGCCTGGTGGATGAACTCCCCGCTGGGTGTCAGGCGCGTGGCATAGTTGACGTCAAGCTCGCCGTAATACGCCGGGTCGCCCGGCTTGAGCCCGATGCTGGCGGCAGACATGTGCTCCACGCGGTACTTCTCCATCAGCACCAGGAAGCCGCGGGCCGACGGGAACCGCGTGTCACCCATGGTCGCGGGCCACTGGCCGGCTGGCTGGTCGTTGATACTCGCCGTGAAGGTGTGCGCCGTAGCGTCGGCGATAGCGACCTTCTTGTCGCCGATGTGGACCGTGACCTTCTTGTTGAAGTTTCCGATCTGCCCGTTGCCGAGGTCGACCCCGAACAGTTGCATGTCCATGGTGATGGTGCTGTTCGCGGCCCAGAAGGTTTCCGGCCGGTACCTGACCATGGTGTTGCTGAACCAGTGGAAGGCCCCGATCTGGCCTGAACTGGAACTGATCCTGATGGCCTTCTCCACGGCATCCCGGTTCAGCACAGGTTCACTGAACGTGATCTGCAGGGGTTGCGCGACCCCGACCTTCATCCCGTCAAGGGGGTAGATCGCGGCGTCCGCCTCGTTCGCGGCAGACACGGTACCAAAGCTCCGGGTGCTGTTGGATTTCCGTCCGACATTGTCCACCACCGAGTACGTGAAGCTGTAGTGGGTATTGAACTTCAGCACCCCGGACGCCGTCCAGCCGGCGCCGTCGGCGCTCAGCGTCCCTTCCACGGCGTCACCGGTCTCGCTCGTGAGGGCAACGCGTTCGATCCGCCCGCTGCTGACCTTGAGGGAAACCGGAGCCGCGGGATTGACCTGCTTGGCGCCGTCGGCCGGCGATACGGTGAGCTGCGCCGGTGCGACGACGGGGATGGCAAGGCCCGGCGTCGTCCGTTCCGGCCCCGACGCTTCCGAGGCGATGGCGTGGGCCAGCCCCGGGGCCGCTGCCGCGAAGGCTCCGCCACCGGCGGCCAGGGCGCAGACCACCCCCAGAAGGGCGATCTTGCGGCCGGCATTCCAGGTCTTCCGGGCCATCACAGTTCCCGGGTCGTTCCACGCGTCATCCTGCCAGCATAGGCGATTCAGCTCGGAATCCCGGGCACGTTCCGCCACGATCGGGTCACAAAGAGAGGGCTCCGGACCATGGTCCGGAGCCCTCCCGCTGCTGTCGCGGCGGCTGCCGCTGTGCGGCCGCGCCGTCGCGAAACGCGGCGCCTTCTAGTAGCGGTAGTGCTCCGGCTTGTACGGGCCGGCGACGTCCAGATCCAGGTACTCGGCCTGTTCTTTGGACAGCTCGGTCAGTTCAACACCGAGCGCGTCAAGGTGCAGGCGCGCAACCTTCTCGTCCAGGATCTTCGGCAGCACGTAGACCTGCTTTTCGTACTCGCGCGCGCCCTCGGGCTGGTCCCGCTTGGTGAACAGCTCGATCTGCGCGATTGTCTGGTTGGCGAAGGAGTTGCTCATCACGAAGGAGGGGTGACCGGTGGCGTTCCCCAGGTTCAGCAGGCGGCCCTCGGAGAGGACGATGATGGAGCGTTCTTCCGCGGTCCCGGCGTCGAGCACCCACTCGTGCACCTGGGGCTTGATCTCGACCTTCCTGATACCAGGGATCCGGGCCAGTCCGGCCATGTCGATCTCGTTGTCGAAGTGGCCGATGTTGCCCACGATGGCCTTGTCCCGCATCCCGGCCATGTGCTCGGCCATGATGACGTCCTTGTTGCCCGTGGTGGTGATGAAGATGTGGCCTTCGCCGAGGACGGATTCCAGCTTGGACACCTGGTAGCCGTCCATGGCTGCCTGGAGCGCGCAGATCGGGTCGATTTCCGTGACGATCACGCGCGAACCCTGGCCGCGGAACGCCTCCGCGGCGCCCTTGCCGACGTCGCCATAACCGCAGACGACCGCGACCTTGCCGCCCATCAGCACATCGGTGGCGCGGTTGATGCCGTCCGGCAGGGAGTGCCGGATGCCGTACTTGTTATCAAACTTGCTCTTGGTGACCGAGTCGTTGACGTTGATCGCCGGGAATAGCAGCTTGCCCTGCTCCGCGAGCTGGTAGAGGCGGTGCACGCCGGTGGTGGTTTCCTCGGTGACGCCGAGCAGGCGGGAGCCGATGCGGGTCCACTTCTGCGGATCGGCCTGCAGGGACGCGCGCAGCACGTCGAGGAAGACGCGGCCTTCCTCGGATTCGTCCGCCGCGGCGGACGGGACGGCGCCGAGGGCTTCGAATTCAACACCCTTGTGCACCAGCATGGTGGCATCGCCGCCGTCGTCCAGGATCATGTTCGGGCCCAGGTCCGGGTTGCTGTCCGCACCCGGCCAGGAAAGGATCTGCTGGGCAGTCCACCAGTACTCCTCCAGCGTCTCGCCCTTCCATGCGAACACCGGGACGCCCTGCGGGTCCTCAACGGTTCCGGCGCCGACGACGACGGCGGCTGCTGCCTCGTCCTGGGTGGAGAAGATGTTGCAGGAGGCCCAGCGCACCTCGGCGCCGAGCGCGGTGAGGGTCTCGATCAGCACGGCGGTCTGGACCGTCATGTGCAGGGAGCCGGCGATGCGCGCACCCTTGAGCGGCTGGCTGGCGCCGAATTCCTCCCGCAGGGACATGAGTCCCGGCATCTCGTGCTCGGCCAGGCGGATCTGATGGCGGCCCGCCTCGGCCAGGGAGATGTCCGCAATCTTGTAATCGAAAGTCATGTGAGTCCTTTGTTGTAGCCTGCTGGCGGCTCGGTGGGGGTGGCTAGTTGGCGGCGGGGAGGGGCCCGGCGTCGTGCTGGCCCGCGTCGTGCTGATCGGCGGCGGCCGCGGCGGCAGCCGGGAGCAGCTCGGGCGGCAGCAGCAGGGGGATGCCGTCTTCGATCGTGTAGCGCAGCTTCTGCCCGGAGTCATCGGCGGAAGTGGTCACGAGTTCCTCGCCGTCCTGCACCAGCGGGGATCCGGTCACGGGGCATCGAAGGACAGACAACAGTTCGGGACTGAGCTTTGGCATAGTGATCGCTCCCTGGTGGGCGCCGCGACAGGCGCCGGTGGCTTTACGGATTTTGCAGTTCCCAGCCTACCGCCAGTTCGCGGCTCACGAAGGTTCGCGCAGGACGCGCAGATGCCCCCGTCGTGTGCCCTCGGCGACGGCCGGAGCCTCGAGCGCGGGGTGCAGGGTGCGCTGCCCCTTGACCGGCTCCGTCGCTGCGGGGCGGGCGGCTGCCTCACGGACGGCGTTGGCCAGGGCCAGCAGGTCGTCGGGACCGGGACCTGCAGGGGTTGCCGGCATCGCGAGGCGCATCACTTCCCAGCCGCGGGGAACAGTCAGGGAATCAGCATGCTGTTGACACAGGTCGTAACAGTGTGGCTCGGCGTACGTTGCCAGCGGTCCCAGAACAGCGGTGGAGTCGGCGTAGACGTACGTCAAAGTGGCCACCGCTGAATTGCGGCAGGCTGACCTTGAACAGAGACGTATTGCACCCACGACATCAGAGACTACTCCCCCCGGCCGCCGGAACCGCGCATTGAAACGCCCGGCCCGGTTAAATCCGGCGGCCGGGCCTGGCAGAACCGGCAGGCGCCCGCACAGGCTCCGCTGCGGCCGGTTCGGCGGCGGGTCGCGGCGGGCGCCATATCGCGTATTTCATCCGCCGGGTTTAGAGTCAAGATATGCAGTCATCGCACCAAGATCCGGGTTTTACGGTCCGCTTGGCTGACCCCGCCACCGGACGTGCCGCGGCCGGTTCCGTTTCCGCTGGAACCGTCCCGGAGGGCACCGTCAAGGGAAAGAGTTTCCGGCAACGCCGCAGGAACAGGCATGGCCGGGGATTGCGCGGCGAACTCATGCTGCCGACCTTGCCGGCCTACCGGACGCGCTCCGATATCTTCGACGACCTGGTCCTGGATTCCGCCCAACGGCTGCACGACATCTGGGGCAAGCCCCTGGATGGCGTCCGCTTTGCCGTGGAGGAAATTCCTCCGGGGCTGGAGAAGCTTGTGGCGGACCGCACGCCCGCGCCGATGGGCGCCTACTCCCCGGCCACCGCGGAGGAGGGCCCTGTCATCACCTTGTACCGCCGCGTGGTTGAGCAGGCGTGCGGCGGCAGGGAGGAACTCCAGGACCTGGTGCACGACGTCGTTGTGGAGCACACGGCCGAAATGCTGGGTGTGCCGCCCGAATCGCTGGACCCGGTGTACCGCCGGCGGTACTAGCCGGCTGGAACCGGCGCAGCAGCCGCCACCTGGCCTGAAACCCGCAGGCACCTGCCCTAATACCCCAGGGTGACCGGAACCTGTTCCTGGCCTGAGACACCGGGGGCGATGGCGATCGTTGATATATCCTGCTTGCCGTCCTGCTCGAGCAGCACCGCCCCGTAGGCGGGGTCCCCTGCGGCGGAGACCAGGTAGCCCACAAGCGGTGAACCGTCGGCATCGGCGGGGACCTTGATGGAAGCGGTAGTGCCACCGGCGATGTCGGCGGCGGCCGCGGTCCCGATCTTCCCGTCCGCGGTAATCGGCGAATAGGAGATCCTGGCCCTGCCTTCCGGCGCCCCGAATACCAGGTACCGGTCCCCCGTCCGGGGTACAGGAACCACGTGCTGGCTTCCGAGCCGGGCCGAGGCGGGCGAGAACGCGATGTCAGTCGCGTCCTCGGACTTGAGCCCCCTCGTGACGCGCGCGCCGGCGGTGAAGGAGACATCCGAGCTGGCGGCGACGGTATACAGACCGGCGGGCACACCGGCCAGCGAAACTTCCGTGACGGCGCCCGCCTTTGCCGTGACCACGCCGCCGCCGGGCAGTGCCTTCTGGCCGTCACGGCCGTACAGCTTGATTTCCACGACCGCGTCGGAGGACCCGGGCACGGTCAGCTGCAGGGCAGGTCCGGCATCGGCGAAGCCGGGCTTGGCTGTGAGCGCCGCCAGACCGGCCGGATCCTGGATGTCGACGCCGGAGAGCACCTGGTGGACGGCCGGGGCCGTGCCCGGAGCGATGAAGTCGACGCCTCCCGGCGTGAGTCCGCGGAGCGCACTTTGCTGGATGACGGCAGACACCGGGCCCCCGGCGCTGCGTACCCGGACGCTGAGCCGGTCCTGGCCCGGAGCCAGCCCTGCCAGGATGACGGAGCGGGTGCTGTCCGGTCCCACCAGGAGGCCGCGGCTCCCCGGAGCCTGGATCAGGCCCTTGGCGCCGAAGAGGTCCAGGCTCACCGTGGCGGGGGTGCCGGAGGCATTGCTGAGGTTCAGGACCGAGGTCCGGCCCAAGGCCGTGTCCGCCCCGGACAGCCAGAGATCATTGGCGGGCTGCTGGCAGGCCGCTGCGGCGGACCCGCGGAGGTCTCCGTCGCCGGCCGTGTAGTTCATGACGGCCCCGGCGGCCGCCTGGCGGTTTGCCTGGGCATCGGCGCTCAGCACACTGACGGCGTCCACCTCGCGCTGGGACACCACGCCTGCCACCGGCACAGGCGGCCCGGCGGCCGGAGTGGCAGGGGGCGCCGCCGTCGCCTTGGCGAGCTCCACGAGGGGACTGCCCTTGAGCGGCGCCAGCCGGCTTCCGGGGAGCACGCCCGTGCCTGAGCTGAGCACGATTGCGTTCACCGAAGTCTTGGCGCTGGCGGACTCCGGGCTGAACTGGGGATCGGAGCCCACCGCCGTGCCTTCGAGCAACCGCGCCGGGCCCGGGCAGACTCCGGTGCTGCTGCCGGCCGGCACGGCCGTCAGGGGTGCCTCGAGTTGCCTGCTGGCCGGGCCCTGGGGCGACAGCGCCGCCGCGGAGACCAGTCCGCCGCCCGCCGCGACGAGGATCAGGGCGGACAGGACCCGCGCCACGGTCCCGCCCCGCGGGGATCCCTTCGGACGCGGACCCTTTCGGGCCGCCGCCTTCTTCGTCCCTTTG from Arthrobacter sp. PAMC25564 encodes:
- a CDS encoding phospholipid carrier-dependent glycosyltransferase — translated: MGNVTQTPTRTLEAGSAGSAPPDAATGKIPAGRNLEGHRWISRPSEAFTSEALKERLIGSIQSWRDYPPSLRLWFWLIPVLTAALGGVLRFVRLDTPGKLVFDETYYVKDAYSFLVSGYERSWPDKANDSFMAGNPGVLLDTPEYVVHPPVGKWMIAAGMWLFGPDNPFGWRFGAALTGTLSIFLLALIAQKLFHSLTLGAVAGVLLAVDGHHLVMSRTSLLDIFLMFWLLAAFGALLMDRDDGRRRLAERLGRQAAASAGGRPSPLQLAAGPWLGIRWWRLAAGICLGLAVGTKWSALFFLAGFGLMTVFWDLSARRIAGVHGWISGGILKDGVGAFLSIVPVAVLVYTATWTGWFLSKDAYYRHWAEANPSAEWGWLPNAVRSLAHYHLEAYNFHQGLSADHPYKASAWTWLVMGRPTSFFYESPKQGSPGCDTASCTAAILSVGNPVIWWSAAISLGILLFWWAGRRDWRAGAILAGVAAGYLPWFMYPERTTFFFYAVSFEPFLVLALVYCLGLVLGRRTDPPWRRRSGLYLVTLFVVTAVLLSAFFYPVWTAETITYQDWRFRMWMPSWI
- the ahcY gene encoding adenosylhomocysteinase, whose product is MTFDYKIADISLAEAGRHQIRLAEHEMPGLMSLREEFGASQPLKGARIAGSLHMTVQTAVLIETLTALGAEVRWASCNIFSTQDEAAAAVVVGAGTVEDPQGVPVFAWKGETLEEYWWTAQQILSWPGADSNPDLGPNMILDDGGDATMLVHKGVEFEALGAVPSAAADESEEGRVFLDVLRASLQADPQKWTRIGSRLLGVTEETTTGVHRLYQLAEQGKLLFPAINVNDSVTKSKFDNKYGIRHSLPDGINRATDVLMGGKVAVVCGYGDVGKGAAEAFRGQGSRVIVTEIDPICALQAAMDGYQVSKLESVLGEGHIFITTTGNKDVIMAEHMAGMRDKAIVGNIGHFDNEIDMAGLARIPGIRKVEIKPQVHEWVLDAGTAEERSIIVLSEGRLLNLGNATGHPSFVMSNSFANQTIAQIELFTKRDQPEGAREYEKQVYVLPKILDEKVARLHLDALGVELTELSKEQAEYLDLDVAGPYKPEHYRY
- a CDS encoding TIGR01906 family membrane protein; protein product: MTDASPTPPNRQDPHLDPADDSDEPAFDWMKPHSAIPADPTPADPTPESATADTPMPEESATVSPVPVPEESASARNQQGRRADRNAQEDAVGPSRKGNDAVFSEPLPTSALQIRPPQEDVERRNAERELAARAKPITPRVMQVLLAVFYPLILLVLAVRAVTSPLFLWVEYNRPGFPGDGYGFNTDDRMTYGSYAVDYLSNWSGPRYLGELVSRSGEPLFRDGEVSHMADVKLVILSTFGAGALLILLSLIAVIYLRRRGPGGVRRGLFAGSIIALVIIIGLGALAALGWEQFFTEFHRIFFANGTWTFSLQDTLIRLFPGQFWVDAGIVIGALVLLTSLLTLILTWPTRKRRGLAKEARETGPAKGIVRGSRGKGSKSRDMIAGGGAGPEDAPDPAHEGHHHEPV
- a CDS encoding Trm112 family protein, translating into MPKLSPELLSVLRCPVTGSPLVQDGEELVTTSADDSGQKLRYTIEDGIPLLLPPELLPAAAAAAADQHDAGQHDAGPLPAAN
- a CDS encoding DUF3499 domain-containing protein; the protein is MGAIRLCSRSACRNSAVATLTYVYADSTAVLGPLATYAEPHCYDLCQQHADSLTVPRGWEVMRLAMPATPAGPGPDDLLALANAVREAAARPAATEPVKGQRTLHPALEAPAVAEGTRRGHLRVLREPS
- a CDS encoding DUF5719 family protein, encoding MHKDGAAAAQNDSAAAPEPLVPSAHADTAGRPPTRTKGTKKAAARKGPRPKGSPRGGTVARVLSALILVAAGGGLVSAAALSPQGPASRQLEAPLTAVPAGSSTGVCPGPARLLEGTAVGSDPQFSPESASAKTSVNAIVLSSGTGVLPGSRLAPLKGSPLVELAKATAAPPATPAAGPPVPVAGVVSQREVDAVSVLSADAQANRQAAAGAVMNYTAGDGDLRGSAAAACQQPANDLWLSGADTALGRTSVLNLSNASGTPATVSLDLFGAKGLIQAPGSRGLLVGPDSTRSVILAGLAPGQDRLSVRVRSAGGPVSAVIQQSALRGLTPGGVDFIAPGTAPAVHQVLSGVDIQDPAGLAALTAKPGFADAGPALQLTVPGSSDAVVEIKLYGRDGQKALPGGGVVTAKAGAVTEVSLAGVPAGLYTVAASSDVSFTAGARVTRGLKSEDATDIAFSPASARLGSQHVVPVPRTGDRYLVFGAPEGRARISYSPITADGKIGTAAAADIAGGTTASIKVPADADGSPLVGYLVSAAGDPAYGAVLLEQDGKQDISTIAIAPGVSGQEQVPVTLGY
- a CDS encoding metallopeptidase family protein, with product MQSSHQDPGFTVRLADPATGRAAAGSVSAGTVPEGTVKGKSFRQRRRNRHGRGLRGELMLPTLPAYRTRSDIFDDLVLDSAQRLHDIWGKPLDGVRFAVEEIPPGLEKLVADRTPAPMGAYSPATAEEGPVITLYRRVVEQACGGREELQDLVHDVVVEHTAEMLGVPPESLDPVYRRRY
- a CDS encoding Ig-like domain-containing protein, with amino-acid sequence MARKTWNAGRKIALLGVVCALAAGGGAFAAAAPGLAHAIASEASGPERTTPGLAIPVVAPAQLTVSPADGAKQVNPAAPVSLKVSSGRIERVALTSETGDAVEGTLSADGAGWTASGVLKFNTHYSFTYSVVDNVGRKSNSTRSFGTVSAANEADAAIYPLDGMKVGVAQPLQITFSEPVLNRDAVEKAIRISSSSGQIGAFHWFSNTMVRYRPETFWAANSTITMDMQLFGVDLGNGQIGNFNKKVTVHIGDKKVAIADATAHTFTASINDQPAGQWPATMGDTRFPSARGFLVLMEKYRVEHMSAASIGLKPGDPAYYGELDVNYATRLTPSGEFIHQATDSAMPYIGVTNLSHGCIGLGPDGAKWVFDNMTSGDVVQVINTEGDFANFDDGFGDWNIPWAQYAN
- the rsmI gene encoding 16S rRNA (cytidine(1402)-2'-O)-methyltransferase, which gives rise to MPVPSGGPGRIVLAATPIGNVGDASSRLVELLSTADIVAAEDTRRLHRLVQTLGITVVGRIISYHEHNEAAKTGELLEAVRSGKTLVMVTDAGMPSVSDPGFRLVEGAVAAGLTVTAAPGPSAVLTALALSGLPTDRFCFEGFLPRKAGERASRLADLDAERRTMVFFEAPHRLEPMLRALRERFGAERRAAVCRELTKTYEEVIRGTLLELLEWAESNEVRGEIAVVVGGAPEREPGKPEDHVAAVNGLIAQGIRLKEAVAAVAEDAKVSKRELYSAVLAAR